The Thermoanaerobaculia bacterium region CCTCGAGCGGCGATTCCGCGAGCGCGAAGATCGTGTCGTACACCTCGACTCCCGTGACGTCGTGCGAGACGGGACCGCCGGAGGCCGGCTGCTTCTCCGGGTCGTTGCGGGTGAGGTCCGGGCTCGCCTCGGTCCACGTCTGCCCTTCGTCGGTCGAGCGCATCAGCTTCTGCGAGGCGAAGTAGAGGACCTTCGGATCGTGCTTCGAGACGATGATCGGGGCGTTCCACTGAAACCGGTACTTGAGGTCCTTCGTCGCCTTCCCGCTCGCGAGCTGCGGCCACGGGTCGATCTCCCGGTACTGACGCGTCTTCCGGTCGAACCGCGTGATCGTCCCGCCGTATCCGCCGGCGTAGACGACCTCGGGATTGCGCGGGTCGGGCGCGATCCACGCGCTCTCTCCGCCCCCCACGTCGTACCACTCGTTGGCGGTGATGCCGCCGTATCCGGGCACGCCGCTCGGCATCCCGACCGTCGAGTTGTCCTGCTGGGCGCCGTACACCCAGTACGGGAAGCGGTCGTCCGTGATCACCCGATAGAACTGCGCGGTCGGCTGGTTGTCCTGCGTCGACCAGGTCTGGCCGCCGTTGAACGTGATCGTCGCGCCGCCGTCGTTGCCGAGGATCATCCGGTTCGGGTCGTCCGGATCGATCCACAGGTCGTGATTGTCGCCGTGCGGAACGGACATCTTCTGAAGCGTCTTCCCGCCGTCGGTCACCTTGTAGAACTCGACGTTCGGGATGTAGAGGACGTCCGCGTTCTTCGTGTCGGGGAAGATCCAGGAGTAGTACCAGGCGCGCTGCCGGATGCCGTGGTCGTCGGAGACGCGCGTCCACTTCTCTCCCCAGTCGTCGCTCCGGTAGAGGCCGCCCTTGTCGTTCTGCGCGTCGATGATCGCGAAGACGCGGCCGGTCTTGACGGGAGACGCCGCCACGCCCACCCGGCCCCAGATTCCGGGAGGAAGGCCCTCGGTCAGCTTCTTCCAGGTGTCGCCGCCGTCGGTCGACTTGTAGATCGCGCTGCCGGGCCCGCCGCTCTCGAGCGTCCACGGCTTGCGGTAGGCCTGCCAGAACGCGGCGTAGAGAACCCGGGGATTCGTCGGGTCCATCGAGAGGTCCGAGGCGCCGGTCTTGTCGTCGACGAAGAGCACCTTCTTCCAAGACTTCCCGCCGTCTTCCGTGCGGTAGATCCCGCGCTCGGCGTTGGGTCCCCAGACGTGCCCGAGCGCGGCGACGTAGACCAGATCCGGGTCATGCGGGTGGACGACGACGCGCGAGATCTGCTGCGTGTCCTTGAGCCCCATGTTCTTCCAGGTATGGCCCGAATCGGTCGATTTCCAGACGCCGTCGCCGCTGGAGACGTTGCCGCGGATCGGCGATTCGCCCATTCCGACCCAGACGACGTTCGGATCGGATTCGGAGACGGCGATCGACCCGACGGAGCCGGTCTTGAAGTCCTTGTCGGACATCGCTTCCCAGTTGGACCCGCCGTCGGTGGTCTTGAAGACGCCTCCGCCCGTCCCGCCGAAATAGAACGTGAGGGGCTGTCCGCGAACTCCCGTCACGGCCGTCGAGCGGCCGCCGCGGTACGGTCCGATGCAGCGGAACTGCAGCCCCTCGAGACGGTCGGAAAGCGTCTTCGCGGGAGCGGCGGCGGTCGCCGGCGA contains the following coding sequences:
- a CDS encoding glycosyl hydrolase, which codes for MRSIRRAPWILAAVALTLAFSAEGAKTKKSPATAAAPAKTLSDRLEGLQFRCIGPYRGGRSTAVTGVRGQPLTFYFGGTGGGVFKTTDGGSNWEAMSDKDFKTGSVGSIAVSESDPNVVWVGMGESPIRGNVSSGDGVWKSTDSGHTWKNMGLKDTQQISRVVVHPHDPDLVYVAALGHVWGPNAERGIYRTEDGGKSWKKVLFVDDKTGASDLSMDPTNPRVLYAAFWQAYRKPWTLESGGPGSAIYKSTDGGDTWKKLTEGLPPGIWGRVGVAASPVKTGRVFAIIDAQNDKGGLYRSDDWGEKWTRVSDDHGIRQRAWYYSWIFPDTKNADVLYIPNVEFYKVTDGGKTLQKMSVPHGDNHDLWIDPDDPNRMILGNDGGATITFNGGQTWSTQDNQPTAQFYRVITDDRFPYWVYGAQQDNSTVGMPSGVPGYGGITANEWYDVGGGESAWIAPDPRNPEVVYAGGYGGTITRFDRKTRQYREIDPWPQLASGKATKDLKYRFQWNAPIIVSKHDPKVLYFASQKLMRSTDEGQTWTEASPDLTRNDPEKQPASGGPVSHDVTGVEVYDTIFALAESPLEAGVLWAGSDDGLVHVTRDDAKTWQNVTPKGMPQWIRINAIDASAREKGTAYIAATMYQFDDNRPYLYKTADYGKTWKKIDSGIPDGAFTRVVREDPARAGLLYCGTERGLYVSFDDGASWQPFQRNLPAVPITDLTVKNGDLVVATQGRAFWILDDLDPLRQWSDRIAPEAVYLFPPRPAVRIQIETPDEENERPEPVGKNMPAGVLIDYWLKDKPADSSKITLEILSGGTVIRKFDNAKKDETKPEGTEDAATEAQKEKKLAPKEGLNRFVWDMRVLKPTLVPKAVFNEGDKRPPKVAPGTYQARLTVDGKIFTQPFEVKANPAVGTSAADLKAQFDLLEKIRDGLSQTHGTVLKIRDLKAQIKSIDEHAEKSGKGSAIGPKAKALTKKLSGIEEKLINPEIKSNEDDLNFVPKLDHDFTSLAGEVGSADAKPTDSEEKYYLVLKKELDGVLAEFQDAVDHDLADFNRTVEQEKLAPVMVLPKVGEES